In Nicotiana tabacum cultivar K326 chromosome 11, ASM71507v2, whole genome shotgun sequence, a single window of DNA contains:
- the LOC107777115 gene encoding transcription factor bHLH118-like, with protein MMDNFHSIFPLQQDVDDNDSHELLYNNPCNFLYQQDLVTDFAPLESDKNTLSFNNNQKENKVGKASAASLPVEKTSDDKQKKVMHREIERQRRQEMATLYASLRQQLPLEIIKGKRSTSEHILEAANYIEYLQKNVRNLEDKREKLNKTSNSSNLDYTKSGRSSTSDSSSSTNVTVKQCLDGMEILVNCGVESEGFRLSRVLEVLLQEGLNIVNCSCTKTSTSLLHTIRTEVASQARIDVHVIQQKLSDISFS; from the exons ATGATGGATAATTTCCATTCAATATTTCCTTTACAACAAGATGTTGACGATAATGATTCCCATGAGCTTCTTTATAACAACCCTTGTAATTTCCTATACCAACAAGATCTGGTAACGGATTTTGCTCCGTTGGAGTCGGACAAAAACACTCTCAGCTTTAACAACAATCAGAAGGAAAATAAGGTAGGAAAAGCATCAGCTGCTTCTCTCCCAGTAgaaaaaacaagtgatgacaaaCAGAAGAAAGTCATGCATAGAGAAATCGAACGGCAAAGAAGACAAGAAATGGCTACTCTTTATGCTTCTCTTCGACAACAGCTTCCTCTTGAAATTATTAAG GGAAAACGTTCGACATCGGAACACATACTTGAGGCGGCGAATTATATAGAATACCTGCAGAAGAATGTTAGGAATTTGGAAGACAAGAGAGAAAAGTTAAACAAGACTTCAAATTCAAGCAATCTTGATTATACCAAAAGTGGTAGATCGTCAACTAGTGATTCCTCGTCGTCTACAAATGTGACAGTGAAGCAATGCTTGGACGGCATGGAGATTTTGGTCAATTGTGGTGTCGAGAGTGAAGGTTTTCGActttctagggttcttgaagtATTACTTCAAGAGGGGCTTAACATTGTGAACTGCAGCTGCACCAAAACTAGTACAAGTTTACTTCATACTATCCGAACTGAG GTTGCCTCTCAGGCAAGGATTGATGTGCATGTGATCCAACAGAAACTCTCTGATATAAGTTTCAGTTGA